CTTATAATTGAAAAATATACttgttgttttaaatgaatATCATATCTCTTTCTCAGCCGTTTGCTGTTTTTCAAATGTATCAGTCAAAAATAGCTTTCGGGCATGCTGTATTTATCAAACTCTTTCCAAACTACATCTATTTACTGTAAATTACACTAGCCTTCAGTATTAAGCTTCAGTATAGTCTGCAACAGCTCCGTTCCTCTGCTCCCCCTCATCATTCCTTtgctttattttccatttttatccACACTTTTGAATTCCTCTTCGATCTCTGCTCAATGGCCCCTATTTAGTTTGTGCTCCAGTGAAGTCgggctgctggtgctgctgctttAGAGATGAGTATTCTGGGGTGGAATGAGTTGCAATATGCCTCCTATCCATTATTGATCCATGATTAATAGAGTTCAACAGGGTTCTTGACTCGAACCAAGCGCGTAATTGCAGTGGGGTACAGGGGTCAACTCCAACCCTCCCCCAATATTTGTAATGACCAGTCACCAAATGCCTCCAAAAGGTAAAAGAAAGCTTTTGATCTCTCCACCCGCTGCATGTTCGGTGTTCCTGTCAACTAGTGAGCACAACAGCTTTGCACGACTGGCGAGCCAAAGTGTTTGGTTCTGTATCCTCCACACCACGCACAATCGCAGCATCACTGATGGACATGTTCAATATAAACCTGGTGTTGATAAACACATCTGGTCAGGTGTTTTCAACAGGGTGGAGGATGAAAAATTGTGTCTGTAGTTGATTTGTCACTGAACTGTGTATTAACCGACCAGATTATCATGTGTTGTTGGTCAAAGCGCACACACTCACGTGTCCTAATTctgaaaagtgtgtgtgaattgTCTGTGGCACACGGCCCTTATCGCTCTGTATGCGCGTGTTCAGCGTTGCCAGACATCTCTATAGAAACAAGCACAAAAGACGcaaatcccccccaaaaaaagcccaGAACAAGCAACCTTACCTAACCACCACAATATGAGAGACAGAGGCGGCTGCTTAATCACTTCATACACATGTATGAATTTATCTTGGATTgcatgcattttatttattttttgcactatattgcatttttcatccatttttagcctgtaactttaaatgtttcttgttataaacataaaattgaacGTTTCATGTCACTTTTTcatccatttttagcttgtaactttgacatttttcttgttaagaagttgaacattttatttcattttgtattttacGTTTTAGCTTGTAACATTTTAGCGttgtaagttttctttttttttcttgtctaaCCAGATCAGCATGATATGCTCATAAATCACACTTACAAAAACAGCAAACTGCCTTCGAATCGTCCCCCACTTGAGGGGTAAACCAATCTAAAAGTCATCTTTTTCACATTCTTTGTTATACTTTTTGCCATATTTCGCCAAATTAGTATCTGGCATTGTAAGCTAAACCCCATCAACCTCGTAAAGATTTGTCTCACAACAACACTCTAGACAAACTAGACCGGTATAGAGGAGCGAGACAGGAGCAAGctacactttagaaacaagctCAAAAAACTGCAACCCGCGACTACCAATTTGTACGCTACTTTTCAGGAAAACGAGCCCAAAGTCGCTTATAATAAGCAAACTTGGCAAATCTGCACGTGTTCTGCGTTTTACTGATACAACATTTAGCTACTGGTTAAAGACTTGATATTGAAAATACAGAGAAATAGTGTTTGTTCGCTTTACAAAACGTGCTTTTTCTTTGAAGATTTTGCTGATGATCTCACCCGATTTAACGACTCCAACTCACTAGAATATTCTTGGGAAATGTTGGGATGTGGCTGTCTCAGCGCTGCCATACGAGACAGTATATTATCAACTAGTCTAATTCTAGCTTCTTCCTACAGTATGTGCCGTGCGTTAACTTTTCACAGTACTTTTGAAAGTGATTGTGAATTGACTGTaagagtgacattgatgataACGCAGGCCAGAGGTAAGAGAAGCCTTATAGCTCGCCCCCTCCCCCATCGACAGCCATCTGTATCACTCAGGGAAAGCCTCCTCTCGACAGCTCTGCAGACCCGCTGATCCTGATGCATTTTGACACTGATGGTGCACACAACTGACCTTTGGGCTGTCGAGTGCACTCAAACAACACTTGCTGCATGTGTTTATGTCCCAGAGACAGTCTAATGAGGATGTATCTGCAGCCAGCCAACTCCAGGAGCAAGTGCCACCAGGGCTGTAATCACAGCTTCTTGCCTGACTCCTATCGGCTAACTTTATCAGCGTTGGCATTCCTATGGCCCTGTTAGGACAAATCTTCCCCAGATAAACTCAAGACATATTTTTGGCAATCTTGTTCAGTCAGATACAGTAATGTTGCTATTTGTGAACTTGAATACACTCAaaatgttttcctgtttttcaGTGTGCATTCATCTCAAACCATGTTTGTGTGATATCAACCCAGCACGGCAGGGATTTGCATCTCCATTAAAACAGGGATGTATATTGAGGGTGTACCATGAAAAAAaggagcagcagcaaaacgATGGTTAAATACCTTTCATTTCCTGTatacttcacaataaaagtcccgtTATTTTTGCTACTTGTTCCCTTGCACTGCTCTCTGCAGTATTAGACCTGTTTTTATTAAGAATAGCCACTAAagataaaaatttaatttcctatacatttttcacaataaaagtccctgttattttatttgaaacagCAAAGTCACGAAATGGTTTTCATCAGCAGCTAATTAGCGTTGCCTTCAAatgaagtcgtgtacacgatatgcttggtgTTAAAGTGGGCAAGTCGTGGGAACGCCGCTGCTAAGcgacggcaatattaacgttactgtcggcgtctagaagccacagaggctaacaattaaGCGAGCTAgtaagtgggtaacataatgcaggaaatgcaaaggcataatgacagaggacaAAGATGAGACCGttggaaatatcaacattttcctcagacatattataatattacgaagaaaaacaatatacgactaaaattacaatatattaacttattatgcaccgaaaaattaacttccatggcctccgccatttctgacaacgtcaacaaacacgtcacaactcgtgaactctgagctttcagaaactttacaCTTGTCGAgattgtgaataccacaagaggggggcgttcatatggactcttctcgtgaacacggtaaacacaaccccatttgaaggcaacaTAACACAACTCCTATACAGCTGAGAGCGAAACAGTAAAATGAAGGAGATATAAGTACAAACAGGGACGCAGGAAAGAAacattcccattccctattGAACCTGGTATGCCAGAATTGAAAGTATGTTTCCATATCTCACCTCGACATCCCATCCACAGTGTTACTTTACACCTCATTGTCAAACTGTTTCACTTCTGAATATataaaatagctttttttaattcacaCGATTGGTATGAGAGCAGGTTCACTCTTTGCAATTAACACCACATACAGCATGATTTCTGCAGTGAGGAAGTGTTCTTGTTGATATTTGACAACCATGTCATCCCCTGACATGGCAgccataaaacataaatgtgcttgattttttttaaacatttaataaaatattcCTTTATCTCTTGTAACTGTTGGAACTGACTGCAACTAACTATTGTTTTCATATCAGTTAATCTGATTGTATTTTTGATTAACCAATTACTTGTTTAGTGTAGCTGCTATCCtccaatgtcttgttttgtctgaccaacaataGAGCTgagcaatatatcgatattatattgatatcaaTATGAGACTGtgtatcgtcttagattttggatatcgtatggcataagtgttatcttttcctgcttttacagtaaagtgatgtcattttctcaACTTACCAGACTGTAATAGCTGTTCACATTACTGATAATCATTTAtttgggatgcaccgatccaactttttcagtgcCGATACAGATagcgataccgagtaccgatccgataccaatgtttaattaataatctgtatgcctcgctgtgtggaagtgcctgggatcattcttttatgtgtaaggcaacataaGGCTTAACATAAACATTGCTTTCCAAACAAAAtgtaagaaataaatacaaaaaattctgaattgttattcattattaaaataataaatcgtactccagcaacttgataaaaaatcttcaaaatcaacaggaattacaattcaagtgtgaactttgttaatgcagcaacacgttggtaaaaacttaaaaaggaattaaaattccagtatataatgcatatagtatataaacatatgaattgaatagatcggccccattgtcaccgatatccaatccagctcattgagtcagtatcggcccgtatcggtattggtgcaaCCCTATTATTTATCAAagatctcattgtgtaaatattttgtaaaatcaaTAGTCAATCCTACAATATCGTTGCAATATCGATATTGATGTATTTTGGCAAAAATAacgtgatatttgattttctccatatcgcccagccctaaccAACAGTCTAacacccaaagatattcagtttacaacaaTATACAACACAAATAAATCCTCATATTGGAGAAGCTAGAGCAAGAGAATGTTTGGAAAAAtgattaatccattatcaaaaaagttggcgattaaatcaacaaatcgATTAAgtctaattgtttcagctgtagAGCAGACTCCTGGCGTCATCCCCCTCCATCCTGATCAGTGAAGCAGACTCCGAGTCTGGTAATGGCCGTGATGTAATCTCAGTGTTAGAGCTGATTTAACAGAACTGGTAAGGACAAAAATGGAAGAAgttgttgttaaaaaaaaaaaaaaagagcaaagttTGGTCAAAATATTCCGCTGTGAATCCAACCCTGAAGGACAAGGAGGTGTAAGCACAGACAGGAGAAGGTTTGTGTAGCTCTTTTATTTCCACTCCTGGGCGAGGCTGTgtgttgaatgtttgttgtGCTGAGAGAAGTGAAGCAGCACCGAGAACAGCTTTGGAGTCGGTGTGAAATCTCAGCGCCACACTCCACTTTATCTGCCCTGACTGTTCTCTGGGGAATGGGTTGCATCATTAAATATTCACATGGCACTCACAGGACATCATCTTAGGAGAGGTTTAGCTGGCCAACACCTGTCCAATCTTTGTCTTCTATCAGAGTGCGCTTTGACAGGTTCAGCAGAGTAGAAGGTCTCCTTGGAGGTCGTCAACCTTGGCATGAAGGGCAGATGAAACCCCCTGTGTGCGGCCTGTCACTCTCAAGCAAAATACCAACCTCACAATCAAATGTGATTGTACCCATGCAGttctatttgacatttttttttttttttttttaaactgactCCTCTCtttgtacagtacagtgttgacacTGCAGAAAACTTATGAATCTATATTAAAGGGCGAATCCACTATTTTTGAGTTTTTTGAGGTTTTtgtatcattctgtagcttcacagtggCATTTcgtatgtattcaaatccaaacattcaaattttggttgaagtatgtatgttttagtgtcaaaatgctgtttttccaagcccttctaaaagcgttttcccacgtgacctgacatAGGTTTCTATACGATGTcgctgctacatatacagtatctatACATCCttacagtcagtgtattaacgaaATATACTTTAACTTAGATGGTGGTTGGCACGCTCACAGTTTggtgaagcagacaggagtaccggcacggaagctaagcaatgtactgctgtggacgccatgTTAGTTCGGATGCGAAAGTCAcagaataacacaaacaaactcactGATCgaagcagcggtagaccagcaactcccgtgttatgcgaggtaaaatgatgacaatgtttttgtgaatggagtctggtctggtcttggaaagggctgtctgatggcaaggtaaagatgtgaaaatattctaaatatagcgtacaattaaactgttatatttttttttaggtgggtaaaacacgtttttctgctgctttacCTTGCCTCCAGACAGCCCGTTCCGACATTTACTGAAGTTGTTATAATGTGGCCACAACTTTTAGTGAATTCAGTCATTTTAGATCggagaacacgggagtatacaaACAACAATCAtcctccagcacctggactcccctggctcctatgccaggatcctgtttgtggacttcagctccgcattcaacaccatcagcccagctctgctacaggacaagctttccctgctgagcgtgcctgactccacctgcaggtggatcacagactttctaacagacaggagtcagcacgtaaggctggggaagcaagtctccgacacccagaccatcagcaccggtgccccccaaggctgcgttctctccccactgcttttctccctgtacaccaacggctgcacctccagacaccaatctgtcaggctccttaagtttgcagacgacaccaccctcatcggcctcatctccgagggtgacgagtctgcctacagatgggaggttgaccatctggcatcctggtgcagccagaaccacatggagctgaatgctctgaagacagtggagatggcagtggacttcagaaggaactcagccccgctcccccccctcatcctgcgcggctccccagttaacacggtggagtcgttccgtttcctgggcacgaccatcgcccaggacctcaagtgggagctgaacatcagctccctcatcagtaaggcccagcagaggatgtacttcctgaggcagttgaagaaattcaacctgccacagaccatgatggtgcacttctactcggccatcatcgagtccatcctcacctcctccatcaccgtctggtttgccgctgccaccgccaaggacaaggccaggctgcagcgggtcatccgtgctgcagagagggcgattggctgcaaccttccctccctccaggagctgtacacctccaggaccttaaggagggcagggaagattgtggccgacccctcccatcctggacaccatctctttcagactttaccatctggcaggaggttaaggtccatcaggaccaaaacctcacgccacaaaaacagttttttccccatggcagtggggctctccaacagcccatccgcccccctgtgactgtctccccctcacacacacactacggccccccccccctacccccctaccccgacactgactctccccctctctcatacactctcaataccaccccctacagtatccctctctctccctctctctccctctgatacctgattgttttgtttgcacaccgacaatatttgcactatctgtttataccatgtttattttatagcttattttgtaaattgtacattttttattcttattttattctaacgtttatctattctttgttattatactgtttgcctcgcaccaataagccaaagaaaattcctcgtgtataccccttacacctggcaataaacacctttctgattctgattctgattctgaaaaccccacttcaaaaaatctaaatttccaaacttagcacagctaactttgactcagcgagtgctagcgttcacattattcataaccttattgattagcttactttggaaacctacatcactgctttttgcaacggctgagtggccgtttccatttgaaaaaacagAACAGATGCTTCCTCGTTCAATGACTTGTCCTTTTGCAATGATTGAGGACATAGTCACTCTCCCGGGGAgaagtttgtttaaaaaaagaacagcaCTCATTTACCAGTTCTTCACCACCAAAATGCCAGCCAATTGTGTTTTCTCCTGTAAAATGCCCTGCTGATTGGGTGACAAATGATTGGTAGGACACCCAGTTAAAAGTGCAACACATATAAGGCATCAACACTGAAACCTCATTATTCTGTAACAGTGACATGTTTGGGATTTAGTTGGGTCAGTTTTACTCACTTTCTGTATGTCCATGGATTACCACTATGTCTTGATTCCCAATTATTCTCCATGTTGGCAGGTGGGAGAAATCTGTGGAGTGGAAACGGTTCTAGCTCAATTTTGTTAAATCATTACTCTGGTGCAATTTCCAAGGGCAATATATAGAAACTCTAATAATGTCATTAGTGGGACTTTCAGTTTGCCAATTAGCATTCAACCTTGAAGTTTCATACACTGACAAAAAGTCACCATCTGTCAGCACAATGCAGGGCAGCCCTCTGTGATGATGATGCGCTCACAGCTCTCtaactgtgtttgttttggctGCAGGAACTTCTACTACATCACCATGCTGCGAGACCCAGTCTCCCGCTACCTGAGCGAGTGGAAGCACGTCCAGCGCGGAGCCACGTGGAAGACCGCCCTCCATATGTGTGACGGACGCTCGCCCACCCAGGACGAGCTGCCCACCTGCTACAGCGGGGATGACTGGTCCGGTGTCACCCTGACAGAGTTCATGAACTGCCCGTCCAACTTGGCTAACAACCGGCAGGTCCGCATGCTGGCCGACCTCAGCCTGGTGGGCTGCTACAACCTGTCCTCTATGAACGAGAGCCAGCGCAACCACATCCTTTTGAGCAGCGCCATGAGCAACCTGAAGAACATGGCTTTCTACGGCCTGACCGAGTTCCAACGCAAGACGCAGTACCTGTTTGAGCGGACGTTCAGCCTGCGCTTCATCTCGGCGTTCACGCAGATCAACAGCACGCGAGCCGCCAACGTGGACCTGAGCGAGGCCGTGCGCAGACGCATCGAGGAGCTCAACTATTTGGACGTGCAGTTGTACGAGTACGCAAAGGACCTGTTCCTCCAGCGTTTCCAGTTCACCCGCCAGAGGGAGCACCAGGAGGTGCGCTTgaagagacgcgaggagaggcGTTGGCTGAGGGAGCAAAAAGAGCAGGGCAGGCCGTGGCCGCCCAAACACAGAGGGGGAGGAAATGGTGTTGGGAGAAGGGGAGGCGGGTTGGAGAAAGGGACTGACGGTGACTTCCCCACCACCACTGAGGACTACACAAGCCAAGTGGCCCGTTGGTGAGGCTTTGGTCTTAAGAGAGAGGAGCAAGAGAGAGATTCCTCACAGACTTGTTTAAACCtttgactctctctctcgcacatcctatgtctctctctttttgcctCACCATTAATCTGTCTCCTGCATCTGTCTGTTTTCTCAGCTTCAGTGTGATCCGAGCGCTCTGCTGTTTCTTTATGAAAACTGCCAAGTCTGCGAGTCTCACAGCAGCTCTGCCTTGGAGTGCCCTTTGGTGTCTTAAATCTTTAAATGctgtttatacattttttttttttggtcatttgATTTTCGCCTTGGTTATTTCAATGTGTTGAATAAGACAGTAAACTGAGgtgaaaaaagagaagaaaaaaaaagaaaaaaaatcaaaagaagCTGCCATAGACTGCATTGCTTTTAATTTTGACATTCAAAGCAAAATTGTTGAATGTCATTGAAGTCTTTGTTGCAACTGGTAGAAAACCATTTGAAAGATGTAGTTATAGAAGATGGTTGCATGTCACACGTCCACATTATACTGACAATTGGGGAGAGTGAGTTTCCAAGATATACAGTACTGTAAgccaaaatcaataaaaaacacaatgtatttattgtatttaatgaCAATGAGACCTTCTCTAAAGACCATGCTGTATGCATGCAATATCCATGTTTTACACCAAATTATAGAAGACTATATCTCATGCTTATATTTTAGTCACAGTCcaatatgtattattttctcAAGTGCAATACCTTGCCGACTTTAACACGTCTCCCAAAGATAACATGTACACACAAAGCCAGTCACAAAGAGGACATCTTGCTGAGCAAAATAATTTTAGTCTTTCCCCGTACTTTGGGtagaacattttgttttttacatcagAAAAAGGAAACAAGTTGTCTGTGATGAGAAAAGCATATTTTGCGAGTAATTCATTTTTTGAAGTAGTGGGTTgcggagataaaaaaaaaaaaaagttggtaaATAGTACAGGTGATGAAATGTGTCAGTGTGGCTGGTGTGTGGTCCGACTGTGAATGAGATGATCAGCATTCAGCTCTCACGCCCCTCCCCGTCACACTGGCTGCTTTTACATGTTTGTAGAGCTGACGGCAACTGCACTGTGGGCAGCGAGAGCACTTCAATGCCAGCAGAGCGCCAGCCCACAAAGACCGGCCTCAAAGCAGATATAGtcgaaaaataaaacatgtctaTCATTTCTTCTGCCCGACTGTTTCCAGTCCCTCAAATCCAATCAGCATGGCAATACGTGAAGATGAAAGAGGGGCTTGTTTTTATCTGCTTAAATAGGCTTCAGTGATGCTTTTTATGCCTCTTATCTCACATTCACTCCAAATCCCCGCTTATCAAATTAAATGTTCACTAAATGTCAACATTGAAGTGTAACGGCTGCTGCTAATTTAACATTTCTCATGTTTCCTCTCTGATTGCAGTTACTTATGAAATACCTCAGATGGCACCGTTTTGTTCCATTTTTAAAGAATCACCTGTGTTTCGCCTTGTTTGAGTGATTCATCCAGCTCGTGCAGTGAATGTGTTGAATGAATACAGGTTTGAGCTGTCAGGAGTTGTATGGGTGCACTTGTCTGTACGGATGCACTTAGTCTGAgttgagtgagtgtgtgtgtggatggatggatggaagagaACAAAGACGAGGTGTATAGCACATTGATAACACTCCCATCAAATGGAGCTACAGCTCTGAATACTGAATCATTCTGTGTAGAATATATAACTGAATTTGTGAAGTTTGTGTTGAAATAGATTGGTGACAAAAGTTTATTTCATGTCAAATGATTGATAAACTGgtactttatacatttcaatGGCACTTTtaaactccactacatttatacgACAGCTATAGTtgataattacatttcacactGTACATGCAACATGAAAACATTGCTTATGTATCATGTAGAATAAtctaattatataaaataactttttatatgTTCTGCATAATGCCCAATTATGTAACATGAAATATTCATGACTAGataaacaaaaatctaaatttaggggcaaatacacatttttggatatatttattaagAATTTAACCCTCAAAATATATGCTTTATCAAGACTGTGTAGGTGTGGTTTGATACatcaatgtaaaataaataaatacagtcgTTCCTGTATAGAACCCCATTGCTCATAGTAAATAAGCCgattgagaaaatatgttttagggtcctttaagtaaattttgaatgcaggatcattattttttcagtaaaggcattttgacatgtcatagtagaaaaagcacaggtgtaaataataaaatgaataatggcTGAATTCCATATAGCTACTGCattttcagggtcctggtattgtcattaattaataatattagtaaCTCCTGTCTTCTGTGGAAAAGGTGTTATTGTTACTTTTATTTAGGTAAAGAATCTGAAGAGTATTTCTTTAACCACAGACAGAATATATGCATTAACTGCTAATTCTACTGCTATTAGACCAGgaggattttgtttttaaattgttaaTTGCCAAAAGCACGTTTATTTTGGAAATTTCTTTTAATAAACCAACATGCAGCACTGCTGTGTGACAAGCTGTAGGAATTACAATGTTCCCCGGTAACAGATGGCAT
This DNA window, taken from Sebastes fasciatus isolate fSebFas1 chromosome 14, fSebFas1.pri, whole genome shotgun sequence, encodes the following:
- the hs6st3b gene encoding heparan-sulfate 6-O-sulfotransferase 3-B, with the translated sequence MDDRPSKLILVPILAVLFVMIGYQYICPAGSNSCYFKAGEKLSGVSLLYQDNSDDFYRDQDLEDDSPPYKLPSKFNFTERDLDRHVEFNIKGDDVIVFLHIQKTGGTTFGRHLVRNIRLEQPCDCKPGQKKCTCHRPGKEESWLFSRFSTGWSCGLHADWTELTNCVPVIMDKKEAQRNKRNFYYITMLRDPVSRYLSEWKHVQRGATWKTALHMCDGRSPTQDELPTCYSGDDWSGVTLTEFMNCPSNLANNRQVRMLADLSLVGCYNLSSMNESQRNHILLSSAMSNLKNMAFYGLTEFQRKTQYLFERTFSLRFISAFTQINSTRAANVDLSEAVRRRIEELNYLDVQLYEYAKDLFLQRFQFTRQREHQEVRLKRREERRWLREQKEQGRPWPPKHRGGGNGVGRRGGGLEKGTDGDFPTTTEDYTSQVARW